One genomic segment of Hordeum vulgare subsp. vulgare chromosome 2H, MorexV3_pseudomolecules_assembly, whole genome shotgun sequence includes these proteins:
- the LOC123427841 gene encoding probable protein phosphatase 2C 43 isoform X2 has protein sequence MWPWLEKIASACWDRVRRFAPTRRDEDGGSGSGSGADADDLLLWSRDLGRHAAGDFSFAVVQANEVLEDHSQVETGAAATFVGVYDGHGGAEASRFISNHLSAHLVRLAQESGTVSENVVRSAFSATEEGFLSLVRRTHLIKPSISAIGSCCLVGVIWRKTLYLANLGDSRAVVGCLVGSNKIVAEQLTRDHNASVEEVRQELRSLHPDDSQIVVLKNGVWRIKGIIQVSRSIGDAYLKKQEFALDPSITRFHLSEPLRRPVLTSEPSISTRPICPQDSFVIFASDGLWEHLTNQQAVEIVHNNPREGIARRLIKAALKEAARKREMRRGMLLLLNFQFVGLWSQEVPPAFQG, from the exons ATGTGGCCGTGGCTGGAGAAGATTGCGTCCGCGTGCTGGGACCGGGTCCGGAGGTTCGCGCCTACGAGGAGGGAtgaggacggcggcagcggcagcggcagcggcgccGACGCCGACGACCTGCTGCTCTGGTCGCGGGACCTCGGCAGGCACGCGGCGGGGGACTTCTCCTTCGCCGTCGTGCAGGCCAACGAGGTGCTCGAGGACCACAGCCAGGTCGAGaccggcgccgccgccaccttcgTCGGCGTCTACGACGGCCACGGCGGCGCCGAGGCCTCCCGCTTCATCTCCAACCACCTTTCCGCCCACCTCGTCC GTCTTGCCCAAGAAAGTGGAACAGTATCtgagaatgttgttcgaagtgccTTTTCAGCTACAGAGGAAGGCTTCTTGTCGCTTGTGCGCAGGACACACTTGATAAAGCCTTCTATCTCTGCTATCGGATCTTGCTGTCTAGTTGGTGTCATTTGGAGAAAAACACTGTACCTGGCCAATCTTGGCGATTCTCGTGCGGTTGTCGGTTGTTTAGTTGGATCGAACAAGATTGTTGCCGAGCAGCTAACGAGAGACCACAACGCCAGCGTCGAGGAAGTGAGGCAGGAGCTTAGATCTCTTCATCCTGATGATTCACAGATTGTTGtcctgaaaaatggtgtctggcgCATCAAAGGCATTATACAG GTTTCAAGGTCTATAGGTGATGCATAtttaaagaagcaagaattcgctCTTGATCCATCCATAACTCGATTCCATCTCTCGGAGCCTCTCCGACGGCCTGTTCTAACTTCTGAGCCATCTATAAGCACGAGACCTATCTGTCCACAAGATAGTTTTGTTATCTTTGCATCGGATGGATTGTGGGAGCACCTTACAAACCAGCAAGCTGTCGAAATCGTGCACAACAATCCACGAGAA GGTATTGCAAGGAGGCTAATAAAAGCAGCTTTGAAAGAAGCTGCACGGAAGAGAGAAATGAG GAGGGGAATGCTTCTGCTCCTGAACTTTCAGTTCGTGGGTTTGTGGAGTCAGGAGGTTCCTCCAGCTTTTCAGGGTTAA
- the LOC123427841 gene encoding probable protein phosphatase 2C 43 isoform X1 yields the protein MWPWLEKIASACWDRVRRFAPTRRDEDGGSGSGSGADADDLLLWSRDLGRHAAGDFSFAVVQANEVLEDHSQVETGAAATFVGVYDGHGGAEASRFISNHLSAHLVRLAQESGTVSENVVRSAFSATEEGFLSLVRRTHLIKPSISAIGSCCLVGVIWRKTLYLANLGDSRAVVGCLVGSNKIVAEQLTRDHNASVEEVRQELRSLHPDDSQIVVLKNGVWRIKGIIQVSRSIGDAYLKKQEFALDPSITRFHLSEPLRRPVLTSEPSISTRPICPQDSFVIFASDGLWEHLTNQQAVEIVHNNPREGIARRLIKAALKEAARKREMRYNDITKLEKGVRRFFHDDITVVVVFIDHGLLQEGNASAPELSVRGFVESGGSSSFSGLNSIS from the exons ATGTGGCCGTGGCTGGAGAAGATTGCGTCCGCGTGCTGGGACCGGGTCCGGAGGTTCGCGCCTACGAGGAGGGAtgaggacggcggcagcggcagcggcagcggcgccGACGCCGACGACCTGCTGCTCTGGTCGCGGGACCTCGGCAGGCACGCGGCGGGGGACTTCTCCTTCGCCGTCGTGCAGGCCAACGAGGTGCTCGAGGACCACAGCCAGGTCGAGaccggcgccgccgccaccttcgTCGGCGTCTACGACGGCCACGGCGGCGCCGAGGCCTCCCGCTTCATCTCCAACCACCTTTCCGCCCACCTCGTCC GTCTTGCCCAAGAAAGTGGAACAGTATCtgagaatgttgttcgaagtgccTTTTCAGCTACAGAGGAAGGCTTCTTGTCGCTTGTGCGCAGGACACACTTGATAAAGCCTTCTATCTCTGCTATCGGATCTTGCTGTCTAGTTGGTGTCATTTGGAGAAAAACACTGTACCTGGCCAATCTTGGCGATTCTCGTGCGGTTGTCGGTTGTTTAGTTGGATCGAACAAGATTGTTGCCGAGCAGCTAACGAGAGACCACAACGCCAGCGTCGAGGAAGTGAGGCAGGAGCTTAGATCTCTTCATCCTGATGATTCACAGATTGTTGtcctgaaaaatggtgtctggcgCATCAAAGGCATTATACAG GTTTCAAGGTCTATAGGTGATGCATAtttaaagaagcaagaattcgctCTTGATCCATCCATAACTCGATTCCATCTCTCGGAGCCTCTCCGACGGCCTGTTCTAACTTCTGAGCCATCTATAAGCACGAGACCTATCTGTCCACAAGATAGTTTTGTTATCTTTGCATCGGATGGATTGTGGGAGCACCTTACAAACCAGCAAGCTGTCGAAATCGTGCACAACAATCCACGAGAA GGTATTGCAAGGAGGCTAATAAAAGCAGCTTTGAAAGAAGCTGCACGGAAGAGAGAAATGAGGTACAATGATATTACGAAACTAGAGAAAGGAGTCCGTCGATTCTTCCATGATGACATCACAGTCGTTGTAGTTTTCATTGATCATGGGCTACTGCAGGAGGGGAATGCTTCTGCTCCTGAACTTTCAGTTCGTGGGTTTGTGGAGTCAGGAGGTTCCTCCAGCTTTTCAGGGTTAAATAGCATTTCTTGA